In the Quercus lobata isolate SW786 chromosome 5, ValleyOak3.0 Primary Assembly, whole genome shotgun sequence genome, one interval contains:
- the LOC115988611 gene encoding photosynthetic NDH subunit of subcomplex B 3, chloroplastic-like, whose translation MGTLQLSSYALSSFSTSLNFNYITNSHKTLKTSKHPHPRFSRGKIRAVGTIPEKESQSTDPEEPPFVAFAFVSSVLLPDGTPDVHFRKACGGQKLRNIMLDSNIELYGPYARPLLNCAGGGTCATCMVEIIQGKELLTPRTEKEKEKLKKKPKNWRLACQLTVGKKDSTGLLVVQQLPEWKGHEWNYERISPEEFAADLGLEFGSESS comes from the exons ATGGGTACCCTACAACTGAGTTCATATGCTTTATCTTCTTTCTCAACCTCTTTAAACTTCAACTACATTACCAACTCTCATAAAACACTCAAAACCTCCAAGCACCCCCACCCCAGATTCTCTAGAGGGAAAATCAGAGCTGTTGGCACAATCCCTGAAAAGGAATCCCAATCCACAGACCCAGAGGAGCCACCTTTTGtggcttttgcttttgttagt tctgtGTTACTACCAGATGGAACACCTGATGTACATTTTCGAAAAGCATGTGGTGGACAGAAACTTAGGAACATAATGTTGGATTCAAATATTGAGTTGTATGGACCATAT GCTAGACCTCTGCTAAATTGCGCTGGAGGTGGAACCTGCGCGACGTGTATGGTGGAG ATTATTCAAGGGAAGGAGCTTCTAACCCCTCGCAcggagaaagagaaggaaaaactaAAGAAG AAACCAAAAAATTGGAGACTTGCTTGTCAGCTTACAGTGGGTAAAAAAGATTCTACAGGCCTG CTTGTTGTCCAACAACTGCCTGAATGGAAAGGGCATGAATGGAATTATGAAAGAATATCGCCTGAAGAATTTGCTGCAGATTTAGGGTTAGAGTTTGGGTCAGAGTCTTCCTAA
- the LOC115992258 gene encoding aquaporin TIP2-1, producing the protein MARIAFGRFDDSFSLGSFRSYIAEFISTLLFVFAGVGSAIAYNKLTSNAALDPEGLVAIAICHGFALFVAVSVGANISGGHVNPAVTFGLALGGQITVLTGIFYWIAQLLGSIVACFLLKAVTGGLAIPIHSLAAGVGAIEGVVMEIIITFALVYTVYATAADPKKGSLGIIAPIAIGFIVGANILAAGPFSGGSMNPARSFGPAVASGDFHDNWIYWVGPLIGGGLAGLVYGNVFMHHEHAPLSNEY; encoded by the exons ATGGCCAGGATTGCCTTTGGTCGATTTGATGACTCGTTTAGTTTGGGCTCTTTCAGGTCCTATATTGCTGAGTTCATCTCAACCTTGCTCTTTGTTTTTGCTGGTGTTGGCTCGGCTATAGCATACA ATAAGTTGACATCCAATGCGGCACTTGATCCAGAGGGGCTAGTAGCCATTGCTATCTGCCATGGCTTTGCTCTATTTGTTGCAGTCTCAGTTGGTGCCAACATCTCAGGTGGCCATGTTAACCCTGCTGTCACCTTTGGATTGGCACTTGGTGGCCAAATCACAGTCCTTACTGGCATCTTCTACTGGATTGCTCAACTTCTTGGCTCCATTGTAGCATGTTTCCTTCTAAAGGCAGTCACTGGAGGCTTG GCAATTCCCATCCACAGCCTCGCTGCCGGAGTTGGAGCCATTGAAGGAGTGGTGATGGAGATTATCATTACCTTTGCTTTGGTTTACACAGTCTATGCAACAGCAGCTGACCCCAAGAAGGGTTCACTAGGCATAATTGCACCCATTGCCATTGGTTTCATTGTTGGTGCAAACATCTTGGCTGCCGGCCCATTCTCCGGTGGATCAATGAACCCGGCTCGCTCCTTTGGGCCGGCTGTGGCTAGCGGTGACTTCCATGACAACTGGATCTACTGGGTTGGACCCCTAATTGGTGGTGGCTTAGCTGGGCTTGTCTATGGCAACGTGTTCATGCACCATGAACATGCACCTCTGTCCAATGAGTATTGA
- the LOC115991965 gene encoding protein JINGUBANG-like isoform X1, with amino-acid sequence MESHGEVDLRSFMDEERKNINLPRRLSFGAHQNSAEPRMLFTSPRPSSASATSIPIRPMSPETPWTLSPVRTSPTQPLLYHCIASLHRHEGNIFSITLTKDFIFTGSESKRIHVWKQPDCTEMGYIRANSGQVRAILACGRMLFTTHSDCKIRVWNVSITDNFRPKKITTLPQRKSFFLFPRKSTLQHRNIISCLAYNHEEKLLYTGSWDRTVKAWNISEKHCVDSFVAHDGHVNAIVINEHDGCVFTCSSDGSVKIWRRVFGESSHILTMTLKFQLSPVNALALSLSQSTCLLYSGSSDGLINFWEKEKMSGRYNHGGFLQGHHFAILCLIAIGDLVFSGSEDSTIRVWRREEGNCLHSCLSVIEGHHGPVRCLAASLESDNVVKSLLIYSASLDQTFKVWRVKIYPTEKANLEDPVKDQQREAVEFEMSPVLSPSWVEKKLQADHFQ; translated from the coding sequence ATGGAATCTCATGGTGAAGTAGACCTAAGGAGCTTCATGgatgaagaaaggaagaacatCAATTTACCCAGGAGACTGTCTTTTGGTGCTCATCAAAATTCAGCTGAGCCTAGAATGCTGTTTACTTCTCCAAGGCCATCTTCTGCTTCAGCAACATCAATCCCAATACGACCAATGAGCCCGGAGACACCATGGACACTCTCCCCGGTGCGAACATCTCCCACTCAGCCTCTTCTTTATCATTGCATAGCCTCTCTTCATCGCCATGAAGGTAACATTTTCTCTATCACACTCACAAAAGATTTTATATTCACTGGCTCTGAAAGTAAACGCATCCATGTCTGGAAGCAACCAGACTGCACTGAAATGGGTTACATAAGGGCTAATTCTGGTCAAGTTCGTGCCATCTTGGCTTGTGGAAGAATGCTATTTACCACACATAGTGACTGCAAAATTCGCGTATGGAATGTGTCGATCACAGACAATTTTCGACCAAAGAAGATCACTACCTTGCCTCAAAGAAAATCATTCTTCTTGTTTCCAAGAAAGAGCACACTCCAACACAGAAACATTATTTCTTGCCTAGCATACAACCATGAAGAAAAGCTGTTATATACAGGTTCATGGGACAGAACAGTTAAGGCCTGGAATATCTCTGAAAAGCATTGTGTGGATTCATTTGTGGCTCATGATGGTCATGTCAACGCAATTGTTATCAATGAACACGATGGGTGTGTTTTCACTTGCTCCTCTGATGGTTCAGTGAAGATATGGAGAAGGGTGTTTGGTGAAAGCTCTCATATTCTCACCATGACACTAAAGTTTCAACTTTCACCAGTTAATGCCTTGGCTTTGAGCCTGTCACAAAGCACTTGCTTGCTGTACTCTGGCTCCTCAGATGGGCTTATAAACTTTTGGGAGAAGGAAAAGATGTCTGGGAGATATAACCATGGAGGGTTTTTACAAGGTCATCATTTTGCTATTCTTTGCTTAATAGCCATAGGTGACTTAGTCTTTAGTGGTTCGGAGGATTCAACAATCAGGGTATGGAGGAGAGAGGAAGGAAATTGCTTACATTCATGTCTTTCAGTCATTGAAGGACATCATGGGCCAGTGAGATGCTTAGCTGCTTCTTTAGAGTCAGATAATGTGGTTAAGAGTTTGTTAATTTATAGTGCTAGCTTGGATCAAACTTTTAAGGTATGGAGGGTCAAAATTTATCCCACTGAGAAGGCAAACTTGGAGGACCCAGTGAAAGATCAGCAAAGAGAAGCTGTGGAGTTTGAGATGAGTCCAGTTCTATCACCATCATGGGTAGAGAAGAAGCTTCAAGCAGATCATTTTCAGTAG